A window of Caretta caretta isolate rCarCar2 chromosome 13, rCarCar1.hap1, whole genome shotgun sequence contains these coding sequences:
- the LOC125622474 gene encoding uncharacterized protein LOC125622474 yields the protein MKSVGILLLLMGLLTLWTELPAATEQKQARAGTCPLDYIRCVQAETDECATDSDCKEREKCCYCHCAMRCVEPAEETPGTCPAVTVVCPMVDPPNRCEKDSKCPENRKCCDTGCGKDCVWPQNGTHLCKMHNPPNRCQSDSQCPGPEKCCDTGCGLGCVLTQQAKPGTCPVVTAQCRIINPPSLCDHDHQCPGPKKCCETSCGRDCILIQRGKPDTCPFVIFKCAMYNPPDRCQSDRQCPRFKKCCETFCGKDCVYPKGYGKA from the exons ATGAAGTCAGTgggcatcctcctcctcctcatgggGCTCCTGACCCTCTGGACGGAGCTGCCAGCGGCCACTGAGCAGAAGCAAG CAAGAGCTGGAACCTGCCCGCTGGATTACATAAGGTGCGTTCAGGCAGAAACTGATGAGTGTGCCACCGATTCTGACTGCAAAGAGCGGGAGAAGTGCTGTTATTGCCATTGTGCCATGCGCTGCGTGGAACCAGCAGAAG AGACTCCTGGGACTTGTCCAGCCGTCACTGTAGTTTGTCCCATGGTTGATCCTCCTAACCGCTGTGAAAAGGACAGCAAGTGTCCAGAAAACCGGAAGTGCTGTGACACCGGCTGTGGGAAAGATTGTGTTTGGCCTCAGAATGGTACCCATCT GTGCAAGATGCACAATCCCCCTAATCGTTGTCAATCAGACAGCCAGTGTCCGGGGCCAGAGAAGTGCTGTGACACCGGCTGTGGATTGGGCTGTGTTCTAACTCAGCAAG CCAAACCTGGGACTTGCCCAGTGGTTACTGCACAGTGTCGTATAATAAATCCTCCCAGCCTTTGTGATCATGACCACCAATGTCCTGGCCCAAAGAAATGCTGTGAAACTAGCTGTGGGAGAGATTGCATCCTGATTCAGAGAG GGAAACCTGACACCTGTCCATTCGTCATCTTTAAGTGCGCTATGTACAATCCCCCAGATCGCTGCCAGTCTGACCGCCAGTGTCCAAGATTCAAGAAGTGCTGTGAGACTTTCTGCGGGAAGGACTGTGTTTATCCTAAGGGATATGGTAAAG CATAA